A section of the Festucalex cinctus isolate MCC-2025b chromosome 9, RoL_Fcin_1.0, whole genome shotgun sequence genome encodes:
- the frmpd3 gene encoding FERM and PDZ domain-containing protein 3 isoform X1, protein MAEVQDGHIYACDSSAMLEESQDGMDSGTLSPATARQVTIQRHPTQGFGFIAGSQRPVIVRSVSADGPSFGKLLPGDQILAINEETVSDAPRERVIDLVRRCKDTIVLTVLQPHQSPKSAFISAAKKARLRTNPPKVRFSEQVSISDPDSTMLKDDSLLLIPNVLKVFLENGQIKSFTFDSRTTVRDVISSLQDRLSLRYIEHFALVLEAGGLDQSQKLLLLQENQPLTHVVHRTYFQGMKCLFRICFFPKDPADLLRRDPAAFEYLYIQNRNDVIKERFGMDWKSDITLRLAALHIYITVSSARPNQKISLKHVEKEWGLEPFLPLTLLPTVKEKNVCKILSQLLKTYQHPPPSGNKMPPLQGKLQYLRVLNDLPPFGGILFSTVGLDEKQSATTLLVGPRHGISHVIDLKNNLTTVLTEFSRISKIQLYRESQGVARVEVSIHEGKPLVLLMEWPDASNFACLISGYYKLFVDPKRNIYFRISGQPHLTKADYRSSHHSHPRSGATGLPSGGRRGDERESLHRESGSSRAIAPAESQHLGLCHFHLQEQQFQELQAHPEADLDINENFISQEASERPRTKSDPTQQSTEEVAVVIPSPPVENAGFRNRAQTLAQTQKSPRYFCDSCKERRRKEDLSTAVSSGRNVGKTCSSGCASRNGGGVDLTALPPPGNEEDEEEEEEEPPNGGEKLQPPQPAIAAPPPGFRDNSSDEDDSKRGRKAPPGARTDASTVKQQHIKEDVPVTLIDNVATRTVRDHAQELDDALVSTLQALEALAASEDYPHHHQQPTQTAGLIVLAAITPESSLDSGHETNSSELTDVSEMVSAMKQNQNQAYLLAHHINKDSRLCRRDFPLAIPGCTAKTIGTGAFSVGQIRAGCPPKQVILSKTVPFKVSPSQDSGIVNVVTEQRGNQDTIPNEQTPEIKANIPDPLLKSPEELKFSDVSSSATVNKDPKLSCASGDSQRLNLLNGVKEKSTPPLNTDKALSVLLPADRTASAKVPQMNMCQDAETASSETMKPSSSTEYLPVDDLFCTCPVQEPGPQLRIKDPQVQKVVVFQTSSPTDDERLQAKGLFMANSKENTVRVGVECSLAKPSPTIQTKYSPHFPPTSERKEGAESKLDGALGKSHSESQICATKSLPNLEDKTQSPSLERVSTLPTKESKKMGSVKGKSQRTAPFLSIRNLLSATFPARMRRETDERRAQLQKVRQYELEFLEELLKPKSSQGEFLPQGSSPVPSGTPCACQLRTSPVLKAPGISREQRRSCDCKRMCRGMRLPDTPVGSTTETQNRGRERTTAKTPPTVSKAPHGDGATRQSQNLEVKTARIRSISLESREPRGEQGACLPTCTTQTNYVEAPQSKKLQRRYSIGELDNSNNTPVYAEVKPKTKSLEKEMERVRATGLRLPTPVEPVYTQSHQADGKGKKGVFYIHSNELLCESKEESAEVLLTLPSEDSDDKDKCCSFCFCYRKCEAADESSEKDELSYTIPLQVLPGMELDASTFPVVSKTLQVLNAEDCSGEEDAEKEPQAQEIDLRACGTLEGSLARVEALQGKSFSLPDGFLNAQLDANELLAILRQCANSPQAEGEARLQPSRIAEYKQELAVRFKEFRASCRRVASVEKSPTCMLAVVTASFQVLCDLTQTFIKLVRGVRTETQRQQLLRKVEEVAINYTLLLRAAEESMGHSSSLPTKTVSPQVSSDTNTMSSLTRPIKVLPAK, encoded by the exons ACGCTGCAAAGACACTATTGTTCTCACTGTGCTGCAGCCTCATCAG TCACCGAAATCTGCCTTTATAAGTGCAGCCAAAAAGGCCCGTCTGCGAACTAACCCGCCCAAAGTGCGCTTTTCCGAGCAAGTGTCCATCAGCGATCCAGACTCA ACAATGCTGAAGGACGACTCCTTGCTACTCATACCCAATGTGCTGAAGGTCTTTTTGGAGAATGGGCAGATTAAGTCCTTTACCTTTGATAGCCGTACAACTGTGAGG GATGTGATCTCCTCCCTGCAGGACCGCCTCTCACTGCGCTACATCGAGCATTTTGCCCTTGTGCTGGAGGCTGGCGGTCTTGACCAGAGTCAAAAGTTGCTTCTGCTGCAGGAGAATCAACCCTTGACGCAC GTGGTGCATCGAACCTATTTCCAAGGAATGAAGTGTCTGTTTCGCATCTGCTTCTTCCCCAAGGACCCAGCAGACCTGCTGAGACGAGACCCCGCTGCATTTGAATACCTCTACATTCAG AATCGCAACGATGTAATCAAGGAGCGCTTTGGCATGGACTGGAAATCTGATATCACGTTACGCTTGGCCGCTCTCCATATCTACATCACTGTGTCCTCAGCAAGGCCTAATCAGAAGATCTCGTTGAAGCACGTAGA AAAGGAATGGGGTCTAGAGCCTTTTCTTCCACTTACTTTACTCCCAACGGTCAAGGAGAAGAATGTTTGCAAGATTCTGTCACAGTTGTTGAAGACCTACCAGCATCCGCCACCATCAGGCAACAAG ATGCCTCCTCTTCAAGGAAAGCTGCAGTACTTGCGAGTCCTCAATGACCTTCCACCTTTTGGAGGAATACTGTTCAGTACGGTTGGACTG GATGAAAAACAATCAGCCACAACTCTACTGGTGGGCCCTCGACATGGCATCAGTCACGTGATTGACCTGAAAAACAACCTGACGACAGTTCTGACTGAGTTTAGTAGGATATCGAAGATCCAGCTCTACCGCGAGAGCCAAGGGGTGGCTCGTGTGGAGGTGTCAATCCACGAAGGCAAG CCTTTGGTGCTACTCATGGAATGGCCAGATGCCAGTAACTTTGCATGCCTCATCTCTGGCTACTACAAACTGTTTGTAGACCCCAAAAGGAACATCTACTTCAGGATCTCTGGTCAGCCTCATCTGACCAAGGCAG ATTACAGAAGCTCCCACCATTCACACCCACGTTCTGGGGCAACCGGCTTACCGAGTGGAGGGCGGAGAGGGGACGAGAGAGAAAGCTTGCACAGGGAGTCAGGGTCTTCAAGGGCCATAGCACCTGCAGAGTCTCAGCATCTAGGTCTGTGCCATTTCCACCTCCAAGAACAACAGTTTCAGGAGCTCCAAGCGCACCCTGAAGCTGACCTTGACATCAATGAGAACTTTATTTCCCAGGAGGCCTCTGAGCGGCCCCGCACCAAGTCAGACCCTACACAGCAGAGTACAGAAGAGGTAGCTGTGGTGATACCGAGCCCACCAGTGGAGAATGCCGGATTCAGAAACCGTGCCCAAACATTGGCTCAAACTCAAAAATCCCCACGGTACTTCTGTGACTCCTGCAAAGAAAGGCGCAGGAAGGAGGATTTGTCAACAGCGGTGAGCAGCGGTCGAAACGTAGGAAAAACTTGCTCGAGTGGTTGCGCTTCCAGAAACGGGGGCGGAGTTGATCTCACGGCGCTGCCGCCCCCTGGGAATgaagaggacgaggaggaggaggaggaggagccacCCAACGGAGGTGAAAAGCTGCAACCACCACAACCTGCGATTGCCGCCCCACCACCTGGCTTCAGAGACAACAGCTCTGATGAGGATGACTCAAAGAGAGGGAGGAAGGCTCCACCCGGTGCCAGGACAGACGCCAGCACTGTGAAACAGCAACACATCAAGGAAGACGTGCCTGTGACACTTATCGATAACGTGGCCACGAGAACAGTCCGAGATCATGCACAGGAACTTGACGATGCATTGGTATCCACCTTACAAGCTCTAGAGGCTTTGGCAGCTTCTGAGGACTACCCCCATCATCACCAGCAGCCAACACAGACTGCAG GGCTCATTGTCCTGGCTGCTATCACACCAGAATCGTCGTTGGATTCGGGACATGAGACCAATTCCTCTGAACTGACAGATGTTTCTGAGATGGTCTCAGCAATGAAGCAAAACCAAAACCAAGCCTACCTGCTAGCACACCATATCAATAAGGACAGCCGCCTCTGCCGCCGCGATTTCCCCCTAGCTATCCCTGGTTGCACAGCAAAGACAATAGGGACAGGGGCATTTTCTGTGGGTCAGATCCGTGCTGGTTGTCCTCCCAAGCAAGTAATCCTCAGTAAGACTGTTCCCTTTAAAGTCAGCCCCAGTCAAGACTCTGGGATTGTCAATGTTGTTACAGAGCAGAGAGGCAATCAAGATACCATTCCGAATGAGCAGACACCAGAAATTAAAGCAAATATCCCCGATCCCCTCCTTAAATCACCTGAAGAACTTAAATTCTCTGATGTGTCATCTTCAGCTACAGTCAATAAAGATCCAAAGTTATCCTGCGCTTCAGGGGACTCACAGAGGCTAAATCTTCTCAATGGcgtaaaggagaagtcaacacCACCTCTTAATACAGACAAAGCCTTATCTGTTCTCTTGCCCGCGGACAGGACTGCCTCAGCCAAGGTTCCCCAAATGAATATGTGCCAAGACGCCGAGACTGCCTCTAGCGAGACCATGAAGCCTTCAAGTTCGACGGAATATCTGCCAGTCGATGATCTCTTCTGCACGTGCCCAGTACAAGAACCCGGGCCCCAATTAAGAATAAAAGATCCACAGGTTCAGAAGGTAGTGGTGTTTCAAACCTCATCTCCTACAGATGACGAGCGTCTTCAAGCAAAAGGCCTCTTTATGGCTAATAGCAAGGAAAACACAGTAAGAGTGGGAGTAGAATGTAGTTTGGCAAAACCTAGTCCTACAATACAAACCAAGTACTCCCCTCATTTTCCTCCAACATCAGAAAGAAAAGAAGGAGCTGAGAGCAAACTAGATGGCGCCCTTGGCAAATCCCATTCCGAATCGCAGATATGCGCCACAAAGTCATTACCTAATTTAGAAGATAAAACACAGAGCCCCTCTTTAGAGAGAGTATCGACTCTACCAACTAAAGAATCAAAGAAAATGGGCAGTGTAAAGGGGAAGTCCCAGCGCACCGCCCCTTTTTTGAGCATCAGAAATTTACTTTCAGCGACGTTTCCAGCGAGAATGAGAAGGGAAACAGACGAGCGACGAGCTCAGCTGCAAAAGGTTCGTCAGTACGAGTTGGAGTTCTTAGAAGAGCTACTGAAACCCAAGTCCTCGCAGGGAGAATTTTTGCCCCAAGGATCCTCACCAGTACCCTCAGGGACTCCTTGTGCCTGTCAGCTGCGCACCAGCCCTGTCCTAAAAGCACCTGGTATCTCCAGGGAACAGCGACGAAGCTGCGATTGTAAGAGAATGTGTCGGGGTATGAGACTACCTGACACGCCAGTTGGCTCCAccacagaaacacaaaatagaGGCAGGGAGAGAACTACGGCAAAGACCCCTCCAACGGTCTCCAAGGCGCCTCACGGCGACGGTGCGACAAGGCAGTCCCAGAATTTAGAGGTCAAGACCGCACGAATACGTTCAATCAGCCTTGAGTCGAGGGAGCCAAGGGGAGAGCAGGGCGCCTGCTTGCCCACCTGTACCACACAAACAAACTATGTGGAAGCACCACAGAGTAAGAAGCTTCAGAGGCGATACAGCATTGGAGAGTTGGATAACAGTAACAACACACCTGTGTACGCAGAGGTAAAACCCAAAACCAAGAGTCTCGAGAAAGAGATGGAGCGAGTCAGAGCTACAGGGTTACGGCTGCCGACCCCTGTGGAGCCAGTTTATACGCAGTCTCATCAGGCAGacggaaaggggaaaaaaggtgTATTTTATATTCACAGCAATGAGCTACTGTGCGAAAGTAAAGAAGAGAGCGCCGAGGTGCTGCTGACGTTGCCCAGCGAAGACAGCGACGACAAGGATAAATGCTGCTCGTTCTGTTTCTGCTACCGGAAATGCGAAGCAGCAGATGAGAGCAGTGAGAAGGACGAGCTCTCGTACACGATTCCCCTTCAGGTTCTTCCGGGCATGGAGCTCGACGCGAGTACATTTCCTGTTGTCAGCAAAACCCTGCAGGTTCTTAATGCCGAAGATTGCAGTGGAGAGGAAGACGCAGAGAAAGAGCCGCAGGCACAAGAGATTGACCTAAGAGCTTGCGGTACACTGGAGGGGAGCCTAGCACGGGTTGAGGCGCTACAGGGGAAGTCTTTTAGCTTGCCTGATGGCTTCCTAAACGCCCAGCTGGACGCAAATGAATTACTCGCCATCCTGCGTCAGTGCGCTAACAGCCCGCAAGCCGAGGGCGAGGCTCGCCTTCAGCCCTCGCGAATTGCCGAGTACAAGCAAGAGCTAGCAGTGCGCTTCAAAGAATTCCGAGCGTCCTGCCGGCGAGTGGCCAGCGTGGAAAAAAGCCCGACGTGCATGCTCGCTGTTGTCACGGCCAGCTTTCAAGTGCTGTGCGATTTAACCCAGACCTTCATCAAATTGGTCAGAGGGGTCCGCACCGAGACGCAAAGACAGCAGCTGCTACGGAAAGTCGAGGAAGTGGCTATTAACTACACGTTGCTCCTTCGCGCAGCGGAAGAATCGATGGGACATTCAAGCAGCCTGCCGACAAAAACTGTAAGCCCTCAAGTGTCCTCCGACACCAATACCATGAGCTCACTCACTCGACCCATCAAAGTTCTTCCTGCCAAGTAA
- the frmpd3 gene encoding FERM and PDZ domain-containing protein 3 isoform X4, protein MAEVQDGHIYACDSSAMLEESQDGMDSGTLSPATARQVTIQRHPTQGFGFIAGSQRPVIVRSVSADGPSFGKLLPGDQILAINEETVSDAPRERVIDLVRRCKDTIVLTVLQPHQSPKSAFISAAKKARLRTNPPKVRFSEQVSISDPDSTMLKDDSLLLIPNVLKVFLENGQIKSFTFDSRTTVRDVISSLQDRLSLRYIEHFALVLEAGGLDQSQKLLLLQENQPLTHVVHRTYFQGMKCLFRICFFPKDPADLLRRDPAAFEYLYIQNRNDVIKERFGMDWKSDITLRLAALHIYITVSSARPNQKISLKHVEKEWGLEPFLPLTLLPTVKEKNVCKILSQLLKTYQHPPPSGNKMPPLQGKLQYLRVLNDLPPFGGILFSTVGLDEKQSATTLLVGPRHGISHVIDLKNNLTTVLTEFSRISKIQLYRESQGVARVEVSIHEGKPLVLLMEWPDASNFACLISGYYKLFVDPKRNIYFRISGQPHLTKAGLIVLAAITPESSLDSGHETNSSELTDVSEMVSAMKQNQNQAYLLAHHINKDSRLCRRDFPLAIPGCTAKTIGTGAFSVGQIRAGCPPKQVILSKTVPFKVSPSQDSGIVNVVTEQRGNQDTIPNEQTPEIKANIPDPLLKSPEELKFSDVSSSATVNKDPKLSCASGDSQRLNLLNGVKEKSTPPLNTDKALSVLLPADRTASAKVPQMNMCQDAETASSETMKPSSSTEYLPVDDLFCTCPVQEPGPQLRIKDPQVQKVVVFQTSSPTDDERLQAKGLFMANSKENTVRVGVECSLAKPSPTIQTKYSPHFPPTSERKEGAESKLDGALGKSHSESQICATKSLPNLEDKTQSPSLERVSTLPTKESKKMGSVKGKSQRTAPFLSIRNLLSATFPARMRRETDERRAQLQKVRQYELEFLEELLKPKSSQGEFLPQGSSPVPSGTPCACQLRTSPVLKAPGISREQRRSCDCKRMCRGMRLPDTPVGSTTETQNRGRERTTAKTPPTVSKAPHGDGATRQSQNLEVKTARIRSISLESREPRGEQGACLPTCTTQTNYVEAPQSKKLQRRYSIGELDNSNNTPVYAEVKPKTKSLEKEMERVRATGLRLPTPVEPVYTQSHQADGKGKKGVFYIHSNELLCESKEESAEVLLTLPSEDSDDKDKCCSFCFCYRKCEAADESSEKDELSYTIPLQVLPGMELDASTFPVVSKTLQVLNAEDCSGEEDAEKEPQAQEIDLRACGTLEGSLARVEALQGKSFSLPDGFLNAQLDANELLAILRQCANSPQAEGEARLQPSRIAEYKQELAVRFKEFRASCRRVASVEKSPTCMLAVVTASFQVLCDLTQTFIKLVRGVRTETQRQQLLRKVEEVAINYTLLLRAAEESMGHSSSLPTKTVSPQVSSDTNTMSSLTRPIKVLPAK, encoded by the exons ACGCTGCAAAGACACTATTGTTCTCACTGTGCTGCAGCCTCATCAG TCACCGAAATCTGCCTTTATAAGTGCAGCCAAAAAGGCCCGTCTGCGAACTAACCCGCCCAAAGTGCGCTTTTCCGAGCAAGTGTCCATCAGCGATCCAGACTCA ACAATGCTGAAGGACGACTCCTTGCTACTCATACCCAATGTGCTGAAGGTCTTTTTGGAGAATGGGCAGATTAAGTCCTTTACCTTTGATAGCCGTACAACTGTGAGG GATGTGATCTCCTCCCTGCAGGACCGCCTCTCACTGCGCTACATCGAGCATTTTGCCCTTGTGCTGGAGGCTGGCGGTCTTGACCAGAGTCAAAAGTTGCTTCTGCTGCAGGAGAATCAACCCTTGACGCAC GTGGTGCATCGAACCTATTTCCAAGGAATGAAGTGTCTGTTTCGCATCTGCTTCTTCCCCAAGGACCCAGCAGACCTGCTGAGACGAGACCCCGCTGCATTTGAATACCTCTACATTCAG AATCGCAACGATGTAATCAAGGAGCGCTTTGGCATGGACTGGAAATCTGATATCACGTTACGCTTGGCCGCTCTCCATATCTACATCACTGTGTCCTCAGCAAGGCCTAATCAGAAGATCTCGTTGAAGCACGTAGA AAAGGAATGGGGTCTAGAGCCTTTTCTTCCACTTACTTTACTCCCAACGGTCAAGGAGAAGAATGTTTGCAAGATTCTGTCACAGTTGTTGAAGACCTACCAGCATCCGCCACCATCAGGCAACAAG ATGCCTCCTCTTCAAGGAAAGCTGCAGTACTTGCGAGTCCTCAATGACCTTCCACCTTTTGGAGGAATACTGTTCAGTACGGTTGGACTG GATGAAAAACAATCAGCCACAACTCTACTGGTGGGCCCTCGACATGGCATCAGTCACGTGATTGACCTGAAAAACAACCTGACGACAGTTCTGACTGAGTTTAGTAGGATATCGAAGATCCAGCTCTACCGCGAGAGCCAAGGGGTGGCTCGTGTGGAGGTGTCAATCCACGAAGGCAAG CCTTTGGTGCTACTCATGGAATGGCCAGATGCCAGTAACTTTGCATGCCTCATCTCTGGCTACTACAAACTGTTTGTAGACCCCAAAAGGAACATCTACTTCAGGATCTCTGGTCAGCCTCATCTGACCAAGGCAG GGCTCATTGTCCTGGCTGCTATCACACCAGAATCGTCGTTGGATTCGGGACATGAGACCAATTCCTCTGAACTGACAGATGTTTCTGAGATGGTCTCAGCAATGAAGCAAAACCAAAACCAAGCCTACCTGCTAGCACACCATATCAATAAGGACAGCCGCCTCTGCCGCCGCGATTTCCCCCTAGCTATCCCTGGTTGCACAGCAAAGACAATAGGGACAGGGGCATTTTCTGTGGGTCAGATCCGTGCTGGTTGTCCTCCCAAGCAAGTAATCCTCAGTAAGACTGTTCCCTTTAAAGTCAGCCCCAGTCAAGACTCTGGGATTGTCAATGTTGTTACAGAGCAGAGAGGCAATCAAGATACCATTCCGAATGAGCAGACACCAGAAATTAAAGCAAATATCCCCGATCCCCTCCTTAAATCACCTGAAGAACTTAAATTCTCTGATGTGTCATCTTCAGCTACAGTCAATAAAGATCCAAAGTTATCCTGCGCTTCAGGGGACTCACAGAGGCTAAATCTTCTCAATGGcgtaaaggagaagtcaacacCACCTCTTAATACAGACAAAGCCTTATCTGTTCTCTTGCCCGCGGACAGGACTGCCTCAGCCAAGGTTCCCCAAATGAATATGTGCCAAGACGCCGAGACTGCCTCTAGCGAGACCATGAAGCCTTCAAGTTCGACGGAATATCTGCCAGTCGATGATCTCTTCTGCACGTGCCCAGTACAAGAACCCGGGCCCCAATTAAGAATAAAAGATCCACAGGTTCAGAAGGTAGTGGTGTTTCAAACCTCATCTCCTACAGATGACGAGCGTCTTCAAGCAAAAGGCCTCTTTATGGCTAATAGCAAGGAAAACACAGTAAGAGTGGGAGTAGAATGTAGTTTGGCAAAACCTAGTCCTACAATACAAACCAAGTACTCCCCTCATTTTCCTCCAACATCAGAAAGAAAAGAAGGAGCTGAGAGCAAACTAGATGGCGCCCTTGGCAAATCCCATTCCGAATCGCAGATATGCGCCACAAAGTCATTACCTAATTTAGAAGATAAAACACAGAGCCCCTCTTTAGAGAGAGTATCGACTCTACCAACTAAAGAATCAAAGAAAATGGGCAGTGTAAAGGGGAAGTCCCAGCGCACCGCCCCTTTTTTGAGCATCAGAAATTTACTTTCAGCGACGTTTCCAGCGAGAATGAGAAGGGAAACAGACGAGCGACGAGCTCAGCTGCAAAAGGTTCGTCAGTACGAGTTGGAGTTCTTAGAAGAGCTACTGAAACCCAAGTCCTCGCAGGGAGAATTTTTGCCCCAAGGATCCTCACCAGTACCCTCAGGGACTCCTTGTGCCTGTCAGCTGCGCACCAGCCCTGTCCTAAAAGCACCTGGTATCTCCAGGGAACAGCGACGAAGCTGCGATTGTAAGAGAATGTGTCGGGGTATGAGACTACCTGACACGCCAGTTGGCTCCAccacagaaacacaaaatagaGGCAGGGAGAGAACTACGGCAAAGACCCCTCCAACGGTCTCCAAGGCGCCTCACGGCGACGGTGCGACAAGGCAGTCCCAGAATTTAGAGGTCAAGACCGCACGAATACGTTCAATCAGCCTTGAGTCGAGGGAGCCAAGGGGAGAGCAGGGCGCCTGCTTGCCCACCTGTACCACACAAACAAACTATGTGGAAGCACCACAGAGTAAGAAGCTTCAGAGGCGATACAGCATTGGAGAGTTGGATAACAGTAACAACACACCTGTGTACGCAGAGGTAAAACCCAAAACCAAGAGTCTCGAGAAAGAGATGGAGCGAGTCAGAGCTACAGGGTTACGGCTGCCGACCCCTGTGGAGCCAGTTTATACGCAGTCTCATCAGGCAGacggaaaggggaaaaaaggtgTATTTTATATTCACAGCAATGAGCTACTGTGCGAAAGTAAAGAAGAGAGCGCCGAGGTGCTGCTGACGTTGCCCAGCGAAGACAGCGACGACAAGGATAAATGCTGCTCGTTCTGTTTCTGCTACCGGAAATGCGAAGCAGCAGATGAGAGCAGTGAGAAGGACGAGCTCTCGTACACGATTCCCCTTCAGGTTCTTCCGGGCATGGAGCTCGACGCGAGTACATTTCCTGTTGTCAGCAAAACCCTGCAGGTTCTTAATGCCGAAGATTGCAGTGGAGAGGAAGACGCAGAGAAAGAGCCGCAGGCACAAGAGATTGACCTAAGAGCTTGCGGTACACTGGAGGGGAGCCTAGCACGGGTTGAGGCGCTACAGGGGAAGTCTTTTAGCTTGCCTGATGGCTTCCTAAACGCCCAGCTGGACGCAAATGAATTACTCGCCATCCTGCGTCAGTGCGCTAACAGCCCGCAAGCCGAGGGCGAGGCTCGCCTTCAGCCCTCGCGAATTGCCGAGTACAAGCAAGAGCTAGCAGTGCGCTTCAAAGAATTCCGAGCGTCCTGCCGGCGAGTGGCCAGCGTGGAAAAAAGCCCGACGTGCATGCTCGCTGTTGTCACGGCCAGCTTTCAAGTGCTGTGCGATTTAACCCAGACCTTCATCAAATTGGTCAGAGGGGTCCGCACCGAGACGCAAAGACAGCAGCTGCTACGGAAAGTCGAGGAAGTGGCTATTAACTACACGTTGCTCCTTCGCGCAGCGGAAGAATCGATGGGACATTCAAGCAGCCTGCCGACAAAAACTGTAAGCCCTCAAGTGTCCTCCGACACCAATACCATGAGCTCACTCACTCGACCCATCAAAGTTCTTCCTGCCAAGTAA